The following nucleotide sequence is from Myxococcales bacterium.
ACCCCGCGAAAACCCGCTGGCGCCGCTACACCCATCAGCTCGCAAACCGTGCGCGCCAGATCCAGATGGCTCCGCCGCGTCTCGATCTTCGCCGCCGACACCCCCGGCACCCGGATCAACAGCGGCACCCGCGTCAGCACGTCCCAGAGCGTGTACCCGTGCTCGAACGTGCTCTTGTGCTCCCCGAACGCCTCACCGTGATCCGCGCTGACGATCACCGCGGTCTTGCCTGCCCACGGCTGCTGGTCGATGAAGTCGAGCACCCGACCGAGCTGCGCATCGGTGAACACGACCTCCCCGTCGTATTGATTGCGCAGCGCCTGCCCCGTCTCCGACAGCGGCACCCCGGCGGAACGACCGCACCTGCGTCCTCGTACGCCGAGCCACTGAAGCGAGGAAACCCCTCGTGCCGCGCGTAGGAGAAA
It contains:
- a CDS encoding sulfatase-like hydrolase/transferase; its protein translation is MFTDAQLGRVLDFIDQQPWAGKTAVIVSADHGEAFGEHKSTFEHGYTLWDVLTRVPLLIRVPGVSAAKIETRRSHLDLARTVCELMGVAAPAGFRGVSLVSELAGARPPVRDIVIDMPYTDQAPRRRALIHDGKKIVVTENELLPQVFDLDADPAEQNDLGKNPAEALRARWDEVNRELPDYPAPRRGKRGY